The Schaalia dentiphila ATCC 17982 sequence TTCGACCATGTCGACGCGCTCGTAGCCCAGCTCGGCCAGGCGGTTCGTGGTCTCGGTGAGGTCGAGAATGTCGCCGGTGCGCACGCGCACGGGTTCGAGGTCCGCCAGGCCGGAAATGATCGGCTGGAGGAAGGCGCGGATGGGGACGACGAGGACCGACATCGGCCCGGCGCTGTCGTCTCCCGTGATCGGGTGGACGAGGCGGCGCAGGACGGCGATGCGGCGCGCCATCGTATCGACCTGGGGCGAGAGGCGCTCGTGGGGCAGGGTCTCCCACGCGGGCAGCATGGCCACGCCCGGGATCCACGAGGCCAGGGCGTTAGTCAGCGATTCAGCGTCGCGCCCGGTGGCCGTGAGGACGACGAGGGGCGTGGCCGCGCGGGAGGCGACGGCCGCAAGGAGGGGTGGACGGATGCCGACGGGCGCGACAATCGTGCCGGAACGGCCGGCTTCGACGGAGTCGATGGCCGTCTCGATCGCGGGATCGGTGGTGATGTCCGGGAGAAGTCCGGTGAGTAGCACGCGCTGCCTTTCGCGGTGAGAGTGCGCGGCGACGCCCAGGGGCGCCGCCTCGATCAGGACCCGGTGTGCAGGGCCATCTGGGTGGGAGCAAATCCCTTGGTCACGATGTCTTCGACGACGTCGGCGGCCTGCTCAAAGGTCACGTCCCATTCGGAGCGTTCCTTGGAGGGCAGGGTGGCGAGCACGTAGTCGGCGGGGTCCATGCGCCCCGGCGGGCGGCCCACGCCGATGCGCAGGCGCGCGTAGTCGCGCGTGCCCAGGTGCTGGCTGAGGGACTTCAGGCCATTATGACCGCCCTCTCCGCCGCCGACCTTGAGGCGCAGCGTGTGCGCAGGCAGGTCCATGTCGTCGTGGATGACGAGGATGCGCGAGGGGTCGATCTTGTGGAAGGTGGCGAGCGCGCTGATCGGACCGCCGGAGGTGTTCATGTAGCTGTCGGAACGCGCGAGAATCACGCGGGGTCCAGGCACGCCGCCGGGGCCGATCCCTAAGCGGACATCGGCGGTGTGCGTGCGCGAGCGGTGCGAGGTCAGGGTCGCGCCGCCGCGCGAGGCGAGCACGTCGAGGGTCAAGTACCCAACGTTGTGTCGGGTGAAGGCATACTGTGCGCCGGGGTTACCCAACCCGACGACGAGCCACGGTCCGTCAGTCGTCATACTCCGATTGTGCCACCCGCGCCGAGAGCATGTCCCACTGGGGGGCATCCTCGACGACGGGGGCTGCCTCACGTCGAGACGTGGCCCACGCGTCTGCGAAGAGCTGGGCCCACTTGGTGTACGCCGCCGAATTCGGGTGGAAGAAGTCCGCAGCGTGGTAGGCGAACGTGTAGGTCGGCAGGGAGTATTCCTGGGTGAGGGAACGCAGGTCGACAAGGTGCGCGTCGCTGTCGGAGACGGCGAACGCGATACGGTCGGACATGCCCTGCGCACGACTTTCCTGGGGCATGATGCCGAAGGACGGGATCGTGGAGACGAGCGCGTCGGCAGGCAGGAAGGCGAGGACTCGACGCAGGCGCTCTTCGAACTGGCCGGGGGCCATGTCCTCGGTCATGACGTCGTTGCCGCCGATGGTCAGCGTCACCAGGTCGGGGCGGTAGGGGCCGTCCAGGAGGCCCAGGCCGCGCATCTGCGGGATCTGAGTGAGTTCCACGGACTCGATCGTGGCCCCGGAGAGGGACAGGTTGAGCAGAAGGACCTCGCGATCCATCTGAGCGGCGATCGAGGAGGCGAGGCAGGCCGGGTAGGACTCGGTGACGCGCGAGGCGCCCACACCCTGCACGGAGGAGTCGCCGAGGGAGACGATCAGGTAGGGACGCTCACCCTCGGGATGCTCGTCGAGCTCACGCAGGCGGTCCAGGGTCGCCAGGTTGTGGTTCTCCCATGCCTTGCGGTAGTCACCGCGCTGGGAATCCAGCCGCAGGAGGCGTCCAATCGCCAGGCCGCCGCCAAAGAGGCTCGCACCGCCGGCTGCCGCGCCCGCTACCTGCCATGCTCGTTTGCTGATCCCCATCGGAGTGTCCTTCCCTCGTGTCTGCTGGTCCTCAGTGTAACGAGGCCGGGGCCGGTGCTTCAAATGCTGAAGCACCGGCCCCTCGGTTTGTCACAGATCACTCAGTCCAGGCGTCCGGCGGGAGCTCCCGGGAGGGATCGGATGAAGTGGGGAGGCTCCCAGCCTCGCTCCGCGTAGGAGGCCGCGACGGCTCGTGCCACACCCTCCACGGCGTGCGCGTCGACGAGCGCGATCGCACTTCCGCCGAAGCCACCGCCCGTCATTCGCGCACCATGCGCGCCCGCGGCGCGGGCAGCCTCCACGGCCACATCCAGCTCCTCACAGGAGACCTCGTAGTCGTCGCGCAGCGAGTCGTGCGAATCGTTCAGGAGAGCGCCCGCGACCGCCAGACGCGTGCCCTCCAGCGGCCCCTCATCGAGAAGTTCAATGAAGGCGCGCGTGCGTGCGATTTCGGAGACGACGTGGCGAGTGCGGGCGGCCAAGCGCTCATTACCCAGCGCGGCCGTGGCCTCATCCAGATCCTCAACGTCCACGAGCTGGCCCACTCCCAGGATGCGCGCCGATTCCTCGCAGTCCGCGCGGCGCGACCCGTACTGGCCGTCCGCCAGCGAATGCTTGGCACGCGTATCGATGACGAGAAGCTCGAGACCCACCGCGCTCAGGTCAAAGGGAACCTGGCGCGTCGACATGTCGCGGCAGTCGAGGGCCAGCGCGTGCCCCTCGCGGCAGCGCAGGGACGCCGTCTGGTCCAGGCCACCCGTGTTCGCGCCCGCCACCTGGTTTTCCGCGGCGCGCGCGGCATCCACGAGCACCTTGCGCCCCTCGTCGTTGGGGGCCTCGATCGTGCCCGCAAGACCCAGCGAGCCCACTTCGTCGAGGGCAACCGCAGTCGCACACTCGAGCGCGGCGCTCGACGACAGGCCACCTCCCAGGGGCACGCACGACCACAGAGCCGCGTCAAAACCGGGCAGCGGTCCATATCCAGCCTGCTCGAGGGCCCACGCGACACCGGCGAGATAGGCGGTCCAGTGGTTAGCGACCTCGCCGGGGGTTCCCTTCGGACCGATCACGTCGAGATCGAGGACGTCGATCGCCTCGCGCGTCTGCGGCGAAATCAGGCGAATCGTCCGATCCTCACGAGGCGACAGCGCCACGTAGGCGCGGTGCGGCAGTGCGATCGGAACGCACGGACCGCCGTTGTAGTCCACGTGCTCGCCGATGATGTTGACGCGCCCGGGCGCGCTCCACACGCCCCGAGGCTCGTAGCCAAACGCGTCACGGAACAGGTCTGCGGCCTGCGCGGCCCCTTCATCGGGAGTAGCGGCGTCGGCCCACACGAGATCAGTCACAAGATCCTCCTTGGTCTCACTTCCCCAAGGCTACGTGAACGCCCTCACACCCTTCAAGCGCTACGGCCTCATCGAACACGCCCCGACACCCGGTACAGTGGAGCCACCACAACCGCGACACAGGCAGGCCCCATGTTCCTCCCCCAACGACTCCCCGGCCAGGACTGGCTCGGCGTCGTCGTCGCGATCCCCGAACCGT is a genomic window containing:
- the pth gene encoding aminoacyl-tRNA hydrolase — translated: MTTDGPWLVVGLGNPGAQYAFTRHNVGYLTLDVLASRGGATLTSHRSRTHTADVRLGIGPGGVPGPRVILARSDSYMNTSGGPISALATFHKIDPSRILVIHDDMDLPAHTLRLKVGGGEGGHNGLKSLSQHLGTRDYARLRIGVGRPPGRMDPADYVLATLPSKERSEWDVTFEQAADVVEDIVTKGFAPTQMALHTGS
- a CDS encoding SGNH/GDSL hydrolase family protein, yielding MGISKRAWQVAGAAAGGASLFGGGLAIGRLLRLDSQRGDYRKAWENHNLATLDRLRELDEHPEGERPYLIVSLGDSSVQGVGASRVTESYPACLASSIAAQMDREVLLLNLSLSGATIESVELTQIPQMRGLGLLDGPYRPDLVTLTIGGNDVMTEDMAPGQFEERLRRVLAFLPADALVSTIPSFGIMPQESRAQGMSDRIAFAVSDSDAHLVDLRSLTQEYSLPTYTFAYHAADFFHPNSAAYTKWAQLFADAWATSRREAAPVVEDAPQWDMLSARVAQSEYDD
- the galK gene encoding galactokinase, whose translation is MTDLVWADAATPDEGAAQAADLFRDAFGYEPRGVWSAPGRVNIIGEHVDYNGGPCVPIALPHRAYVALSPREDRTIRLISPQTREAIDVLDLDVIGPKGTPGEVANHWTAYLAGVAWALEQAGYGPLPGFDAALWSCVPLGGGLSSSAALECATAVALDEVGSLGLAGTIEAPNDEGRKVLVDAARAAENQVAGANTGGLDQTASLRCREGHALALDCRDMSTRQVPFDLSAVGLELLVIDTRAKHSLADGQYGSRRADCEESARILGVGQLVDVEDLDEATAALGNERLAARTRHVVSEIARTRAFIELLDEGPLEGTRLAVAGALLNDSHDSLRDDYEVSCEELDVAVEAARAAGAHGARMTGGGFGGSAIALVDAHAVEGVARAVAASYAERGWEPPHFIRSLPGAPAGRLD